A section of the Streptomyces sp. NBC_01591 genome encodes:
- a CDS encoding DEAD/DEAH box helicase family protein has translation MTTDPNYDGPPISVRPERRVLRPDQQQAVDSAARHLKRPGSRGHIVSACGTGKTLTALRTAEALDVWYLLVAVPGLDLIGQWAAAARAEGRREPLMAVSSSDARKHPVLAGAGAVSTGSGEYLAYWLAQCRKRRERATVFVTFDSLSRIEESQHSVFAAPVFDLLVVDEAHRTAGSWDKQWTMIHDHQRVLADRRLYMTATPYEWEAPRLTEAPDTRPQPKRTAATVPAWEAPSLIASMDDPKVFGPRLHTYSHADAIEDGVLADYQLLVPTITSTDLRTVLTNSGDAHTGFAPSARRTTALHLAVLRAMTEHHLKHVIVYFQQVADAADFARQFPHTLRALPGNQRPVWADDLLVQSINGTHTPDQRHAILTGFADADRGVLTNAQVLGEGVDLPAVDAVVFADRTASVRRIVQAASAALCVSPRPSSARRRAWSSPPTPHPTPTPPTSSPPPTRHCGWSPLRSGIMTSRLPPGPRARTPSAAWTPTPTP, from the coding sequence ATGACCACCGACCCCAACTACGACGGCCCGCCCATCTCGGTTCGCCCCGAACGTCGTGTGCTGCGCCCAGATCAGCAGCAGGCGGTGGACAGCGCAGCCCGGCATCTGAAGCGCCCGGGTTCGCGTGGGCATATTGTCTCGGCGTGTGGGACGGGGAAGACCCTGACCGCGCTGCGCACTGCGGAAGCTCTCGATGTCTGGTATCTCCTGGTGGCGGTGCCGGGCCTGGATTTGATTGGTCAGTGGGCGGCCGCGGCCCGCGCGGAGGGGCGCCGTGAGCCGTTGATGGCGGTCTCTTCCTCCGATGCCCGTAAGCATCCTGTGCTGGCGGGTGCGGGGGCGGTGAGTACGGGTTCGGGGGAGTACCTGGCGTACTGGCTTGCTCAGTGCAGGAAACGGCGTGAGCGGGCGACGGTGTTCGTCACGTTCGATTCCCTCTCCAGGATCGAGGAGTCCCAGCACAGCGTCTTCGCTGCCCCTGTCTTCGACCTCCTGGTCGTGGACGAGGCGCACCGCACGGCGGGGAGCTGGGACAAGCAGTGGACGATGATCCACGACCACCAGCGTGTCCTGGCCGACCGCCGCCTCTACATGACCGCAACCCCGTACGAGTGGGAGGCTCCGCGCCTGACCGAGGCCCCCGATACACGGCCCCAGCCGAAGCGGACCGCGGCCACCGTCCCGGCCTGGGAGGCTCCCTCTCTGATCGCGTCGATGGACGATCCGAAGGTCTTCGGCCCGCGCCTGCACACCTACTCCCACGCGGACGCGATCGAGGACGGCGTCCTGGCCGACTACCAGCTCCTCGTGCCCACGATCACCAGCACCGACCTGCGCACCGTCCTCACCAACTCCGGCGACGCCCACACCGGGTTCGCGCCGAGTGCCCGTCGCACGACGGCGCTGCACCTGGCCGTCCTCAGGGCCATGACGGAGCACCACCTCAAGCATGTGATCGTGTACTTCCAGCAGGTCGCGGACGCCGCCGACTTCGCCCGCCAGTTTCCCCATACGCTGCGTGCCCTCCCTGGGAATCAACGCCCCGTATGGGCCGACGACCTTCTCGTGCAGTCGATCAACGGCACCCACACCCCCGACCAGCGCCACGCCATCCTCACCGGCTTCGCCGATGCCGACCGCGGCGTGCTGACCAATGCCCAGGTCCTGGGCGAGGGAGTGGACCTGCCGGCCGTGGACGCGGTCGTGTTCGCGGACCGTACGGCGAGCGTGCGCCGCATCGTCCAGGCGGCCTCGGCCGCGCTCTGCGTAAGCCCCCGACCATCGAGCGCAAGACGGCGAGCCTGGTCATCCCCGCCTACACCCCACCCGACGCCGACCCCACCGACCTCCTCTCCACCCCCTACGAGGCACTGTGGCTGGTCACCGCTGCGCTCCGGCATCATGACCAGTCGATTGCCGCCCGGGCCCCGCGCAAGAACGCCAAGCGCCGCCTGGACGCCAACACCCACACCCTGA
- a CDS encoding helicase associated domain-containing protein: MDLLAWPAAGAVLSAPRRAGLAAAVRYHTEHGHLRVPADYEDAYGYRLGQFITGQRTAYHQGSLAEDWIAELEDLGMVWDDSEAAWQGHMATVEAFHTEHGHLAIPSQEPGGQFLVDQRSLARKGRLAPSREAQLTALDPHWTLPHGPDWHRKYHLIKRHIEAGHDPATLRRDTVIDGVKAGSWLHRQFTTWHDLNSGQRDLLTSLGLTADQVPLKKTPRTTVTSGTRKRRSFEQTALLLRAFVERHGRPPGAREWIEADGESVMIGPWLCKTRTKQKAGQLPEDQGKLMDEILREDRSGTARDVSEEGPADISKIP; encoded by the coding sequence ATGGACCTGTTGGCCTGGCCCGCTGCTGGTGCGGTTCTGTCCGCACCCCGCCGCGCGGGACTCGCGGCCGCCGTCCGCTATCACACCGAGCACGGTCACCTGCGTGTCCCGGCCGACTACGAGGATGCCTACGGCTACCGGCTCGGCCAGTTCATCACCGGGCAACGCACCGCCTATCACCAGGGTTCTCTCGCCGAGGACTGGATTGCCGAGCTCGAAGACCTGGGCATGGTCTGGGACGACAGCGAAGCCGCCTGGCAGGGGCATATGGCCACCGTTGAGGCCTTCCACACCGAACACGGCCACCTCGCCATCCCTTCCCAGGAACCGGGCGGTCAGTTCCTCGTCGATCAGCGGTCCCTGGCCCGCAAAGGCCGTCTCGCCCCCAGCCGCGAAGCCCAGCTCACCGCCCTCGACCCGCACTGGACGCTCCCGCACGGCCCCGACTGGCACCGCAAATACCACCTGATCAAGCGCCATATCGAAGCCGGCCACGACCCGGCCACGCTGCGCCGCGACACGGTGATCGACGGCGTGAAGGCCGGCAGCTGGCTGCACCGTCAGTTCACCACCTGGCACGATCTCAACTCCGGCCAGCGCGACCTTCTCACCAGCCTCGGCCTGACCGCCGATCAAGTCCCGCTGAAGAAAACGCCGAGAACAACTGTCACATCCGGTACCAGGAAACGCCGTTCCTTCGAGCAGACAGCGCTGCTGCTGCGCGCCTTCGTAGAGCGTCACGGCCGCCCGCCAGGGGCCAGAGAATGGATCGAGGCCGACGGCGAAAGCGTCATGATCGGCCCGTGGCTGTGCAAGACCCGCACCAAACAGAAAGCAGGTCAACTACCCGAAGATCAAGGCAAGTTGATGGACGAGATCCTCCGAGAGGACCGGTCCGGAACCGCCCGCGACGTCTCCGAAGAGGGGCCCGCAGACATCTCGAAGATTCCATAG